The Dreissena polymorpha isolate Duluth1 chromosome 4, UMN_Dpol_1.0, whole genome shotgun sequence region GTACTCCCGTGCTTGCATTCTGCTGTTAtcaaagaatacaattttaaggATGAACAATATGGCGAACTACTACTTCATGGTATACTGCAATCAAGAAAAGATAATATATAACATTTACGGAGGTATTACAGAAGAATTATCCTAGTTAGTTGACTATCGACAGACGAGTCAAGCGCACTAACAGTTCATTTAATTTTGAATGACAAGTTACGCGTTTCGTAATGCAAGGTTCGTCACTTTAAAAAAAAGCCAAATAAAACGAGAGAATGTTTCTATtctttaaaagaataaaaaactttTAGTAAAAGCAAACTACATTAATTTCAGAAACCATATATAAGAGACATTGATGAATTTAAAGGCGTGTCCTATACCGAGTCACTGTTGCATGATATATTGAACTTTCTTTGATTACCAGGTCTGAAACTCCGGCATTGTTTTGCCAACACATGTTGGAATTGAAATACCTGAACACTTTATTAATCTTCGTCATAATTATTTGTCGGCAAGTACACAGCATTTTCATGTATTCTTTGAGCCTGTAATCATAACCAACACTGATGTTTCTTAAGCGATAAAATACGAAAAGGTGAGCAGTATTGATTATGTACCTAGTAATGATAAAATTAGGCAATGACGGAATATAAGGCAATAATGTGTACTTTATTTTTCTGTGAACATTAAGAGGGTATAAGAACTGTAACATCACACGTCTGTCAACGGAAAACCAATAATCGGAGTCATACCTTTAACTTGATttctaaattaacaaaattactgATAACATTAACAATTCAGACTTCCTCGTAAACTAAATTCATCACGTCAGAAATGTCAGGAAAGCACGATTCCCGAAGCATGTGAATGGTGGGTGTCGCACATACCCATTTATATTAGTCAGGTTCTTTTTCAGCAGTCCATACTTGCCTTATTAGAGGTTAAACATCCACACCCAGTTGTAATTCAATCACGAACAATGTTATCAATGTGTGTACAGTTTGATTATTTTCAAGGGCTTCTCTTTAAGCAGCTTTTTATCAATGTTTCTGATACGCGTATTCGTATGTTCGTGTTCCCTGTAGAACGTTATCACCCGACCACCGTATCTTATAGATTAGCTTTTATTTTGAAACGTGGAgtcataattaaaatcaaacatttcGGGAGTGTTGAGCgcacatttaaacattaaaaacgtTGCTAAAAATTTACAAAAGGCAAAACTGACAGAGCATCACGTTGGCTAGTGATTTTGAATAGTGTACCATTGAATATTTGggattataataattcaaaagcaAGACACTTTGCGCAATTTTTAGTGAATCTCACACTAGCCATTGCTAAAAATTTACAAAAGGCAAAACTGACAGAGCATCACGTTGGCTAGTGATTTTAAGTGGTGTACCATTGAATATTTGggattataataattcaaaagaaaGACACTTTGCGCAATTTTTAGTGAATCTCACACTAGCCATTCcacttgtttaaataatatttctcTGTTGCATATTGATATTTGAGCATAAAAATGAAACTGCTTGAAATATGGATACGTTTTGCTATTTTTCTAGGAGTATGTTGTCATATGGTAAGAAACTTActtatttatatcaatatgtaTATCTATATAACATTAAGATGCGGTGTGTCTACAATATTAGTGTGTTTACAATGATGGTACGAGTCGTCTGCTTGTATAATAAGTATCAACAGTTCCGAGTTTAAGTGGTTGAGAAAGTTTTagtgaaacatatttaattaataaaacaattttatgttgatataataataataattattattattattattataattgatgATGTTGCtgccataataataataattaactttCAATACAGACGTTTGCTTCTACTTCCGAACCTACAACGACAACCACAACTTTACCACCCACAAGTTCATCTTCAATATCGTCTTCTGTGCCATCGACATCACCATCAACATTATCTACCAGTCTTTCAAGTGGAAGTCAAGGAAATACAGCATCACCTTTGGTTACTACTAGTAGCACTGTTAATATCTCTACAAATGTGTTAACAACGACATTACCAACACCTACATCAGCAGCATCtacagaaacaacaaaaaacatgccTGCTAATCCTTCTCTAAACTCTTCTTTTAATACTATTACTGACGCAACATCTGCAAAACAAACAACCACTACGATAGCGGCTGTAACAACGAGTATTTCTGTATACCAAACGTCTCCAGTTACAATTACGTTAAGTTCAAGTACAACAAATGCCAGAGCGTCATCACAAACAACCACAACAGCCCCTACAGCACAGACTGGTGGTGCTCCAACAACATTAAATATTACTCAACTTTCTCCTACCAATCCTTCGGCATTGCCAATAACAGACAATTTTACGTCTGCATCAATCATTACCACAACGTTCAATTCTGCAAATTCTACGTACACACCGATGATTTCTCAGACGGCCGCAACAACTCCTTTAAATGCTACGAGAACATCAATTGCTACGACAAAAGCAGCGACATTGACAGCGACTAAAACACAAACACCAGCATCAACAGCATCATCAAATGAACCAACGACAGTGACACCAAAAGAACCCAACCAGACATCTTACCAATCTCTAACCTCGCCTAATAACGGATCTCAATCAGCTTCGACACAACCATACTCAAATAATGCACCATCGGAACCCGCAACAACAGCAACTTCAACAACGTCACCAGTTACGGAGAAACAACAGCAATTTCAATACGATAGGGAACTTGCGATCATTTTCGGTGTTGCGTGCGGAGTGATGCTGATAATCATTGCTGGAATGTGCATTCAACGTATGAGGCGTAAGAAGGAGCAACACCAGTTTATCGTTGGAGGagatgatattgaaataaaatcatcTCAATTTTAGTTTGCTTGATGTGTACATTTGCAGGATGGATTTGCGTCTTTTTTAGTTTACCGTCATGACTATTACAGCTATAAACGTACGAACAGGCTGGTATA contains the following coding sequences:
- the LOC127877229 gene encoding uncharacterized protein LOC127877229, with the protein product MKLLEIWIRFAIFLGVCCHMTFASTSEPTTTTTTLPPTSSSSISSSVPSTSPSTLSTSLSSGSQGNTASPLVTTSSTVNISTNVLTTTLPTPTSAASTETTKNMPANPSLNSSFNTITDATSAKQTTTTIAAVTTSISVYQTSPVTITLSSSTTNARASSQTTTTAPTAQTGGAPTTLNITQLSPTNPSALPITDNFTSASIITTTFNSANSTYTPMISQTAATTPLNATRTSIATTKAATLTATKTQTPASTASSNEPTTVTPKEPNQTSYQSLTSPNNGSQSASTQPYSNNAPSEPATTATSTTSPVTEKQQQFQYDRELAIIFGVACGVMLIIIAGMCIQRMRRKKEQHQFIVGGDDIEIKSSQF